In Cuculus canorus isolate bCucCan1 chromosome 9, bCucCan1.pri, whole genome shotgun sequence, the following are encoded in one genomic region:
- the NEU4 gene encoding sialidase-4 isoform X1, whose protein sequence is MGSRHFPARTVLFEKESNGVTYRVPALIYLPCVAKLLAFAEERLSADDAHANLLVLRRGTVYRSYVEWEDMRVLETATLQHHRSMNPCPLYDEFTGTLFLFFITVLGRTPEAYQIVTGQNVTRLCCVTSTDQGLSWSKATDLTQQVIGGAIKDWATFALGPGHGIQLRSGRLLVPAYSYHIDCKECFGQLCKTTPHSFAFYSDDHGRGWRFGEFIPNLQTGECQLVSVDEEDGSNVLYCNARSPLGFRVQALSTDDGAVFHGGQLVQRLVEPPHGCHGSVIGFPAPLVYVPTSPPDPAVPLRGSAHRLLPGVLPAPQSLPARQAAGDELLTMATSSHHKPAEPQESSLTPLHLSQVGGDILVQEDPMATPSPAPFFQAPTWILYSHPTSSMSRVNMGVHLSTFPRDVESWTEPWVIYEGPSAYSDLAYMELPYNEASIAGGTAIAFACLYENGTRSPYEQISFSMFTLHDVLQNIPLTASTPQKNSCPRCPRKQGRRRCLVS, encoded by the exons ATGGGCTCCCGGCACTTCCCCGCCCGGACCGTGCTCTTTGAGAAGGAGTCCAACGGCGTCACGTACCGCGTGCCTGCCCTGATCTACCTGCCTTGCGTGGCCAAGCTGCTGGCTTTCGCGGAGGAGCGGCTGAGCGCTGATGATGCCCACGCCAACCTGCTGGTGCTGCGCCGCGGCACCGTCTACCGGAGCTACGTGGAG TGGGAAGACATGCGTGTGCTGGAGACGGCGACGCTGCAGCACCACCGGTCGATGAACCCCTGCCCGCTCTACGATGAGTTCACCGGcaccctcttccttttcttcatcacGGTGCTGGGCAGGACACCTGAAGCCTACCAGATTGTCACCGGCCAAAACGTCACCCGCCTCTGCTGTGTCACCAGCACTGACCAGGGCCTGAGCTGGAGCAAGGCCACGGACCTGACTCAGCAGGTCATCGGCGGGGCCATCAAAG aCTGGGCGACGTTTGCGCTGGGCCCCGGGCACGGGATCCAGCTGCGTTCTGGCCGTCTGCTCGTACCCGCCTACAGCTACCACATCGACTGCAAGGAGTGCTTCGGGCAGCTCTGCAAGACCACCCCTCACTCCTTTGCCTTCTACAGCGATGACCACGGCCGGGGCTGGCGCTTCGGGGAGTTCATTCCCAACCTGCAGACGGGCGAGTGCCAGCTGGTCTCGGTGGATGAGGAGGATGGCTCCAACGTCCTCTACTGCAACGCCCGCAGCCCCTTGGGCTTCAGGGTCCAGGCACTGAGCACGGACGACGGGGCTGTCTTTCACGGGGGACAGCTGGTCCAGCGGCTGGTTGAGCCCCCTCATGGCTGTCACGGCAGCGTCATTGGCTTCCCCGCACCTCTTGTGTACGTCCCCACCAGCCCGCCGGACCCTGCGGTGCCACTCCGGGGCTCAGCTCACCGCCTGCTCCCTGGGGTGCTCCCAGCACCTCAGTCCCTGCCCGCCCGGCAGGCAGCGGGCGATGAGCTGCTCACCATGGCCACCAGCAGCCACCACAAGCCAGCGGAGCCCCAGGAGAGCTCTCTTACCCCACTGCACCTCAGCCAAGTGGGTGGTGACATCTTGGTCCAAGAGGACCCTATGGCAACTCCCAGTCCTGCTCCCTTCTTCCAAGCACCGACGTGGATCCTCTACTCCCACCCCACCAGCTCCATGTCACGGGTCAACATGGGGGTTCACCTGAGCACCTTCCCCAGAGATGTGGAGAGCTGGACTGAGCCCTGGGTCATCTATGAGGGCCCAAGCGCTTACTCGGACCTGGCTTACATGGAGCTGCCCTACAACGAGGCCTCCATCGCTGGTGGCACGGCCATCGCTTTCGCCTGCCTCTACGAGAATGGGACACGGTCACCCTATGAGCAGATCTCTTTTAGTATGTTCACGCTGCACGATGTGCTCCAGAACATCCCCCTGACAGCTTCTACTCCGCAGAAGAACAGCTGTCCTCGATGCCCCAGAAAGCAGGGGCGAAGGCGCTGCCTGGTCTCCTAG
- the NEU4 gene encoding sialidase-4 isoform X2, translating into MMPTPTCWCCAAAPSTGATWRTPEAYQIVTGQNVTRLCCVTSTDQGLSWSKATDLTQQVIGGAIKDWATFALGPGHGIQLRSGRLLVPAYSYHIDCKECFGQLCKTTPHSFAFYSDDHGRGWRFGEFIPNLQTGECQLVSVDEEDGSNVLYCNARSPLGFRVQALSTDDGAVFHGGQLVQRLVEPPHGCHGSVIGFPAPLVYVPTSPPDPAVPLRGSAHRLLPGVLPAPQSLPARQAAGDELLTMATSSHHKPAEPQESSLTPLHLSQVGGDILVQEDPMATPSPAPFFQAPTWILYSHPTSSMSRVNMGVHLSTFPRDVESWTEPWVIYEGPSAYSDLAYMELPYNEASIAGGTAIAFACLYENGTRSPYEQISFSMFTLHDVLQNIPLTASTPQKNSCPRCPRKQGRRRCLVS; encoded by the exons ATGATGCCCACGCCAACCTGCTGGTGCTGCGCCGCGGCACCGTCTACCGGAGCTACGTGGAG GACACCTGAAGCCTACCAGATTGTCACCGGCCAAAACGTCACCCGCCTCTGCTGTGTCACCAGCACTGACCAGGGCCTGAGCTGGAGCAAGGCCACGGACCTGACTCAGCAGGTCATCGGCGGGGCCATCAAAG aCTGGGCGACGTTTGCGCTGGGCCCCGGGCACGGGATCCAGCTGCGTTCTGGCCGTCTGCTCGTACCCGCCTACAGCTACCACATCGACTGCAAGGAGTGCTTCGGGCAGCTCTGCAAGACCACCCCTCACTCCTTTGCCTTCTACAGCGATGACCACGGCCGGGGCTGGCGCTTCGGGGAGTTCATTCCCAACCTGCAGACGGGCGAGTGCCAGCTGGTCTCGGTGGATGAGGAGGATGGCTCCAACGTCCTCTACTGCAACGCCCGCAGCCCCTTGGGCTTCAGGGTCCAGGCACTGAGCACGGACGACGGGGCTGTCTTTCACGGGGGACAGCTGGTCCAGCGGCTGGTTGAGCCCCCTCATGGCTGTCACGGCAGCGTCATTGGCTTCCCCGCACCTCTTGTGTACGTCCCCACCAGCCCGCCGGACCCTGCGGTGCCACTCCGGGGCTCAGCTCACCGCCTGCTCCCTGGGGTGCTCCCAGCACCTCAGTCCCTGCCCGCCCGGCAGGCAGCGGGCGATGAGCTGCTCACCATGGCCACCAGCAGCCACCACAAGCCAGCGGAGCCCCAGGAGAGCTCTCTTACCCCACTGCACCTCAGCCAAGTGGGTGGTGACATCTTGGTCCAAGAGGACCCTATGGCAACTCCCAGTCCTGCTCCCTTCTTCCAAGCACCGACGTGGATCCTCTACTCCCACCCCACCAGCTCCATGTCACGGGTCAACATGGGGGTTCACCTGAGCACCTTCCCCAGAGATGTGGAGAGCTGGACTGAGCCCTGGGTCATCTATGAGGGCCCAAGCGCTTACTCGGACCTGGCTTACATGGAGCTGCCCTACAACGAGGCCTCCATCGCTGGTGGCACGGCCATCGCTTTCGCCTGCCTCTACGAGAATGGGACACGGTCACCCTATGAGCAGATCTCTTTTAGTATGTTCACGCTGCACGATGTGCTCCAGAACATCCCCCTGACAGCTTCTACTCCGCAGAAGAACAGCTGTCCTCGATGCCCCAGAAAGCAGGGGCGAAGGCGCTGCCTGGTCTCCTAG